GTACGGGCTGCCCGTGGTGCACCTGTTCTTCGAGGGTGGCCTGACGTCCGGCGGCTACCGGCCCGCGCAGGTGGTGTACCGGGGCCACCGCTACACCATCGAGGCGAAGTTCCGCGGGGCCACGTCCAGCGTGTTCCCCAAGCGCAGCATGACGTTCAAGTTCGCGGAGGACGACCTGTTCTCCGAGCCCGTCTTCGGCGACGGCTTCAAGGACCGCAAGCGCGTGGTGCTGATCACCACGTTCAATGACAACTCCTACCTGCGCTCGCGGCTGGCGTTCGACCTGTGGCACCGGCTGTCCCCGAACGCCGTGCGCATCCGCACCTTCAGCGTGGTGGTGTACGCGAACAACAAGTACCGCGGGCTCTACACGGCGGCGGACCACGCGGACAAGCGGCTGATGGAGTGGAACGGCATCGACGATGACTCCGACCTCTTCAAGGCCGACACCGCGGACGCCAACTTCTCCCGCTTGAAGCGCAACGGGCAGACGAAGGAGTACCTCCACTTCGGCTTCGAGAAGTCCGAGGGTACGCCGCCGGGCAACTTCAGCACGCTGCACGACTTCGTCGCGTGGGTGGCGGACTCCAGCAACGACCGCTTCCGCCAGGAGTTTGGCACGAAGCTGAAGGCGCGTGACTACGAGGACTGGTGGATCTTCAATACGCTCATCCAGGGCAATGACTCGCAGGCGAAGAACGCCTATCACGCGTTTGACCCGAAGGCCGGCGGCCCGTGGCGCTACATCCCGTGGGACCTGGACGCGAGCTTCGGGCAGAACTTCGACACCACGCGCACCAGCGCCACGGCGCGGCCCACCTACGCGTCGGACAACCTGCTCTTCAAGCGGATGCTGGCGGAGCCCACCATCGCGGGCCCCATGCGTGAGCGCTACCGGCAGGCCTTGAAGAACGAGGTGAGCGAAGCCGCGGTGCAGGCGATGATCGACGGCTACGTGCAGGAACTGGGGCCCAATGCGCAGCGCGACGAGGCGCGGTGGGCCACGGAGTACCGGAACTTCGCGAAGCCGCCCACGGGGAACGAGGAGTACGAGACGGGGTACGGCAACTTCCCGGAGTGGCACCTGCGCCAGGACTTCAAGACCCACGCGGAGGAGGTCGAGTACATCCGGCAGTGGGTGCACAAGCGCTGGGGCGCGTTCCAGTCACAGCTGCCGTGAGGTTGGCGGCGCGGCGGGGGGAGGACCTCGCCGCGCCCACCGGGACTACCACTGCGCAGGGTCGGCGTCGGCGAACGTCGTGCCGGCGGCGATTTCGTCAATCCAGATGCTGCGGGTGCCTTGGGTGCCCTGCATGTACCCGCTGTCGTGCCAGCCATTGGCGTAGAGGCCGACGCGGAACTGGAGATAGCGGTCATCCGCCACGGTGGTGGCCAGGTTGAACTGCTCCAGGACCTTCACGCCGTCGAACCACAGCTTGATGAAGCCGGTGTTGTCGCTGGCCCACTTCACCTGCATGACGACCTTGTGCCACTCACCGGCGGTGACGGTGGCCAGGTTGCGGAAGGTGGTGGTCTTCTGGTCGCAGACGGTGCCGTACTTCACGCGGGTCGTGAGCTGGTTGCCGGACAGCCACACCATGGTGGTGGGCATGTGGCCATCGCAGCCCGTGTCGGAGAAGTTCGCGATGAACTGGGCGATGTTGAAGGACTGCGGCTGGAACTGCCAGTCCTGCTGCAGCCGGAACATGAAGCCATAGAAGCCCGTGTCGCCCCGGCGGTACACGTTGTGCTTCACGACTTCCGAGTGGTAGCGCTCGGTGTAGTTCGGGTCGTAGACCTGCGTGGCCTTGATGGCGGTGGAGCCCTCATAGACGACGTTGGTCACTTCCTTCAGCGAACCGTTGTGCTCCAGGTTGAGCGAGTTCCAGCCCGTGAGGGTTCCGGTGTTGCGGAAGATCTCCGCCGCCTGCGCGCCCAGCCCCAGCGCGAACAGCGACACGCCAGCGGCGACGGCGAAATGCTTGGACCGCATTGAAAAGCCTCCACTGAAATTTTACGGCTTTGTTGCTATTTCTAGTTTTTCTAGCTTAGCAGGTTCGTGCCTCGTTTGTCTTGTTAGAGTGGAGGCTTCCTTCCAGGGGGCTCCATGACGGCGATGCGTCGGCTGTTGCTGTGGTGCGTGGGCTGGGTGCTGTTCTCCGCGCAGGTGGCCCTGGCGGCACAGGGGGAGATCGTGGCGCGTCCCCAGTGGACGGTGCCGGGGATGAGCTTCGGGTACTGGGAGTACCTGCCGCTGGGGTACGACGACGCGCCCACGGAGAAGTTCCCGTTGGTGGTGTTCCTTCATGGGACAGGGGAGGCGGGCAACGGCACCGCAGTGGGGCTGGAGAAGATCATGGCGCTGAACGCGCCGCCCCGGCTCATCCGCAACGGGCGCGACTTCCCGTTCATCCTGATCGCGCCGCAGCGGCACAACGCGTTCATCCAGGTGCCGGAGATCGACGCGATCATCGAGTTCGCGAAGGTGCACTACCGGGTGGACACGAAGCGCATCTACCTGACGGGCATCTCGGCGGGAGCGTTCCAGACGTGGGCGTACGCGGCGCAGCACTACGCGAAGCTGGCGGCGGTGCTGCCAATCGCGGGCAACGGCAACGGCCTGAACCTCTGCCCCATGGCGGCGGCGGGGCTGCCGGTCTGGGCCTTCCACGGCCTGGCGGACGGCACGGTGTCGCCATACGGCTCCATCGATCCGGTGAACCGGATGAACACCATCTGCTCGCCCGCGGCGAACCCCGCGGCGCTGCTCACGCTCTATCCCGGCGTGGGCCACGACTCG
This DNA window, taken from Corallococcus coralloides DSM 2259, encodes the following:
- a CDS encoding CotH kinase family protein codes for the protein MRTRQWWARGLAGLACLALVACGGGESTTGAPPDPGFSDAEGLPRPDAGTVDGGTQPSSDAGTDPRSDAGTGTPDAGSGDAGTAPQACAPTAGDTRWVLEGESFTAQVTCATGLKEAGLRFGVKNLPAGATFDESTATLRWTPAMNQGAVWMLTLEERTTGETGTLKVGVANNDNAPGKVDIVDPVAYTEEYGLPVVHLFFEGGLTSGGYRPAQVVYRGHRYTIEAKFRGATSSVFPKRSMTFKFAEDDLFSEPVFGDGFKDRKRVVLITTFNDNSYLRSRLAFDLWHRLSPNAVRIRTFSVVVYANNKYRGLYTAADHADKRLMEWNGIDDDSDLFKADTADANFSRLKRNGQTKEYLHFGFEKSEGTPPGNFSTLHDFVAWVADSSNDRFRQEFGTKLKARDYEDWWIFNTLIQGNDSQAKNAYHAFDPKAGGPWRYIPWDLDASFGQNFDTTRTSATARPTYASDNLLFKRMLAEPTIAGPMRERYRQALKNEVSEAAVQAMIDGYVQELGPNAQRDEARWATEYRNFAKPPTGNEEYETGYGNFPEWHLRQDFKTHAEEVEYIRQWVHKRWGAFQSQLP
- a CDS encoding polysaccharide lyase → MRSKHFAVAAGVSLFALGLGAQAAEIFRNTGTLTGWNSLNLEHNGSLKEVTNVVYEGSTAIKATQVYDPNYTERYHSEVVKHNVYRRGDTGFYGFMFRLQQDWQFQPQSFNIAQFIANFSDTGCDGHMPTTMVWLSGNQLTTRVKYGTVCDQKTTTFRNLATVTAGEWHKVVMQVKWASDNTGFIKLWFDGVKVLEQFNLATTVADDRYLQFRVGLYANGWHDSGYMQGTQGTRSIWIDEIAAGTTFADADPAQW
- a CDS encoding dienelactone hydrolase family protein, whose protein sequence is MTAMRRLLLWCVGWVLFSAQVALAAQGEIVARPQWTVPGMSFGYWEYLPLGYDDAPTEKFPLVVFLHGTGEAGNGTAVGLEKIMALNAPPRLIRNGRDFPFILIAPQRHNAFIQVPEIDAIIEFAKVHYRVDTKRIYLTGISAGAFQTWAYAAQHYAKLAAVLPIAGNGNGLNLCPMAAAGLPVWAFHGLADGTVSPYGSIDPVNRMNTICSPAANPAALLTLYPGVGHDSWGLTYDGSAGHDVYAWLLSHSL